A region of Vicia villosa cultivar HV-30 ecotype Madison, WI unplaced genomic scaffold, Vvil1.0 ctg.000029F_1_1_1, whole genome shotgun sequence DNA encodes the following proteins:
- the LOC131622266 gene encoding uncharacterized protein LOC131622266, with product MNIVTFNIRGSGNSAKRRRVSKILELAKADLCFLQETKAKKMEEFLVQSLWGRRECDWSVVNSEGLSGGLLTIWNKGAVEPLFSFKDKGLLGLNAVWKNINCYFINIYTPCDLREKRVLWQSLLEWKQRLPVGQWIIGGDFNAIKLGEERKGKSQSNRGEMEEFVKFIELMKLVDLPLVGNKFTWINSNGKARSRLDRILLSEGIIDHWKVVAQVAGRRDVFDHREFLEFVEVEWKAISITGTSAYVLKEKLKLLKGRLKWRNQNIFGKLDLNIDEDVEEMNGLEDDDLLAISQLSREVMDRRRNLQHNIWRNLNLKESMLKQKSRIRWIKEGDCNTKYFHAAVRNRSRKNNIVALKIEQGNLEEVGDVKREDGIGGCWGTVGDNITQCVQDFHLKATLPRAFTAAFIALISKVEQPQGLTGFRPICLIGCIYKIISKLLAARLRRVIGKLVSESQTTFVSGRQILDGVLVTNEIIDFAQRHNRPCLLFKVDFAQAYNCVEWDFLREMMGKMGFGHKWLQWMEATVFSSNLSILVNGSPTSEFFAKRGLRQGDPLSPFLFTIVAEGLAGMVKQFVHIGGFQGFKISEDVSYELLQFADDTILVGEGSWSNFWALKVLLRGFEMVSGLRINMWKSKMYAIGIDQYFMQAASQFLSCKLDQVPFKFLGIVVGGNPRRINFWNPIMSILKAKFSPWIGKLMSIGGRVTLINSVVNNLPVYYLSFFKIPNKVKKEIVKLQRNFLWHNAIERKGVDWISWRTICKPKDQGGLGIKDIAAFNKALLIKWLWRFIKEDNALWKNILEAKYGAMHERILFKIKRSPLSRKSIWWRDLMQLSEEREECSFGQMVLIKLGDGVKTPFWTGRWIGQSPLCTMFPNLFLIAGNPVVEVASMGEWVNNVWQWQIETNVIVGNLEAQSEKGELLNILEGIEPRRTV from the exons ATGAATATTGTAACTTTCAACATTAGAGGGAGTGGAAATTCGGCTAAGAGAAGAAGGGTGAGCAAAATTTTGGAATTGGCAAAGGCAGATTTATGTTTTTTACAAGAAACTAAAGCAAAAAAGATGGAAGAGTTCCTGGTGCAAAGTTTGTGGGGGAGGAGAGAGTGTGATTGGTCTGTGGTAAATTCAGAAGGTTTGTCGGGGGGTCTGTTAACGATATGGAACAAGGGTGCGGTTGAGCCCTTATTTAGCTTTAAGGATAAAGGATTGCTGGGGCTTAATGCAGTGTGGAAAAATATAAACtgttatttcataaatatttacACTCCATGTGATCTAAGGGAGAAGAGAGTCTTGTGGCAGAGTTTACTCGAGTGGAAGCAGAGATTGCCGGTGGGTCAGTGGATTATCGGGGGTGACTTCAACGCAATCAAATTGGGGGAGGAAAGGAAGGGTAAATCTCAATCAAACAGGGGGGAGATGGAGGAATTCGTAAAGTTTATAGAATTAATGAAGTTGGTGGATCTACCTCTAGTGGGCAACAAGTTCACGTGGATCAATTCAAATGGTAAAGCTCGTAGCAGATTAGATAGAATTCTACTGTCAGAGGGAATTATTGATCATTGGAAAGTGGTAGCTCAAGTAGCTGGTAGAAGAGATGTTTTTGATCACAG AGAGTTTTTGGAATTTGTTGAGGTGGAATGGAAGGCTATCTCGATCACAGGTACAAGCGCGTATGTCTTAAAGGAAAAGCTAAAACTGTTAAAGGGGAGATTGAAATGGCGgaatcaaaatatttttgggaaaTTAGATTTGAATATTGATGAAGATGTGGAGGAGATGAACGGGTTAGAAGATGATGATCTATTGGCGATAAGTCAGCTTAGCAGAGAGGTGATGGATAGAAGGAGGAATCTACAACACAATATTTGGAGGAACCTAAATCTCAAAGAGAGTATGTTAAAGCAGAAATCCAGGATAAGGTGGATTAAGGAGGGTGACTGCAACACAAAATACTTTCATGCGGCTGTTAGGAATAGAAGTAGGAAAAACAATATTGTTGCTCTGAAAATAGAACAAGGAAATCTAGAGGAGGTTGGGGACGTGAAGAGAGAG GATGGAATTGGAGGATGCTGGGGTACAGTGGGAGACAATATTACTCAATGTGTTCAAGATTTCCACCTTAAAGCGACACTGCCACGAGCTTTCACGGCTGCTTTTATTGCTTTGATATCGAAAGTTGAGCAACCACAGGGCCTCACTGGTTTCAGGCCAATATGTTTAATAGGCTGCATTTATAAAATCATTTCCAAACTGTTAGCTGCTAGACTAAGGAGGGTAATAGGAAAGCTTGTCTCCGAATCACAAACAACTTTTGTGTCGGGGAGGCAGATTTTAGATGGAGTACTGGTAACAAATGAAATCATAGATTTTGCTCAGAGACATAATAGACCTTGCCTGCTGTTCAAAGTGGATTTTGCGCAGGCGTACAATTGCGTGGAATGGGATTTCTTAAGAGAAATGATGGGCAAAATGGGGTTTGGGCACAAATGGTTGCAATGGATGGAGGCCACGGTTTTCAGTAGTAACTTGTCAATACTAGTGAATGGAAGTCCTACGTCAGAATTCTTCGCAAAACGGGGTTTGAGGCAGGGTGATCCATTGTCACCTTTTCTTTTTACTATTGTGGCTGAAGGCCTGGCAGGTATGGTGAAACAATTTGTTCATATAGGTGGTTTTCAAGGATTCAAGATTAGCGAGGATGTGTCGTATGAGTTACTCCAATTCGCAGATGACACAATACTGGTGGGTGAGGGAAGCTGGAGCAATTTCTGGGCATTGAAAGTTTTATTGAGAGGCTTCGAAATGGTATCTGGTTTGAGAATTAATATGTGGAAAAGCAAGATGTATGCAATTGGGATTGATCAATACTTTATGCAGGCAGCGAGTCAATTTCTATCGTGTAAACTAGATCAAGTTCCATTCAAATTCCTTGGAATAGTGGTGGGAGGTAATCCGAGGAGAATTAATTTCTGGAATCCAATAATGTCTATTCTGAAAGCCAAATTCTCGCCTTGGATCGGGAAGTTAATGTCAATTGGAGGTCGTGTCACTCTTATCAACTCTGTTGTTAACAATCTGCCAGTATACTATTTATCATTCTTTAAAATTCCAAACAAGGTGAAAAAGGAAATTGTAAAGCTACAGAGAAATTTTTTGTGGCACAATGCTATAGAGAGAAAGGGTGTGGATTGGATTAGTTGGAGAACAATATGTAAACCGAAGGATCAAGGTGGCTTAGGGATAAAAGACATTGCGGCTTTCAATAAGGCGTTACTTATAAAGTGGTTGTGGAGATTCATAAAGGAGGATAATGCATTATGGAAGAACATTTTAGAAGCAAAGTATGGGGCTATGCATGAAAGAATTCTTTTCAAAATTAAGAGGTCACCCTTGTCTCGAAAGTCAATTTGGTGGAGGGACTTGATGCAACTCAGTGAGGAAAGGGAAGAGTGCAGTTTTGGCCAAATGGTGCTGATTAAATTAGGAGATGGAGTAAAAACTCCATTCTGGACAGGGAGGTGGATTGGGCAGAGCCCTCTGTGCACGATGTTTCCTAACCTTTTTCTTATTGCAGGTAATCCGGTGGTGGAAGTTGCTTCGATGGGTGAGTGGGTAAATAATGTTTGGCAATGGCAGATTGAAACAAATGTTATTGTGGGCAACTTGGAAGCTCAGAGTGAAAAGGGAGAATTGCTGAATATTCTGGAGGGTATAGAACCGAGAAGAACAGTTTAG